Proteins co-encoded in one Muntiacus reevesi chromosome 13, mMunRee1.1, whole genome shotgun sequence genomic window:
- the PLK4 gene encoding serine/threonine-protein kinase PLK4 isoform X1 codes for MATCIGEKIEDFRVGNLLGKGSFAGVYRAESIHTGLEVAIKMIDKKAMYKAGMVQRVQNEVKIHCQLKHPSILELYNYFEDNNYVYLVLEMCHNGEMNRYLKNRRKPFSENEARHFMHQIITGMLYLHSHGILHRDLTLSNLLLTRNMNIKIADFGLATQLKMPHEKHYTLCGTPNYISPEIATRSAHGLESDIWSLGCMFYTLLIGRPPFDTDTVKNTLNKVVLADYEMPTFLSREAKDLIHQLLRRNPADRLSLSSVLDHPFMSRNSSKKSKDLGTVEDSIDSGHATISTAITASSSTSISGSLFDRRRLLIEQPLPNKMTVFPKNKNPSDFSSSGDGSSFCTPWGNQEQETTNSGRGRVIQEAEERPHSRYLRRAHSSDRSETSHSQSRVKTYTMERCYSAEMLSKPKRSGAEENGRYSPTNNDANIFHFFKEKTSNSCGSFEGPDNNQALSNHLCPGKTPFPFPDQTPQTEMVQQWFGNLQINDPSEQSKTRGVEPPSVYQKRTLRSITSPLTAYRLKPIRQKTKKAVVSILDSEEVCVELLKDYASQDYVKEVLQISSDGSMITIYYPNDGRGFPLADRPPSPTDNISRYSFDNLPEKYWRKYQYASRFVQLVRSKSPKITYFTRYAKCVLMENSPGADFEVWFYDGAKIHKTEDLIQVIEKTGRSYTLKGESEVNSLKEEVKMYMNHANEGHRICLALESIISEEEKKSGSSPFFPIIVGRRPSSTSSPKALTPPPVDPNYPMRETPSLNRMVINSAASPKQAPVLNPPVVTNEGLGLTGAASETNSSPRSLKDCLPKSAQLLKSVFVKNVGWATQLTSGAVWVQFNDGSQLVVQAGVSSISYTSPDGQTTRYGENEKLPEYIKQKLQCLSSILLMFSNPTPSFH; via the exons ATGGCGACCTGCATCGGAGAAAAGATCGAG gaTTTTAGAGTTGGAAATCTGCTTGGTAAAGGATCATTTGCTGGTGTTTATAGAGCTGAGTCCATTCACACTGGTTTGGAAGTTGCAATCAAAATG atagataagaaagccatgTACAAAGCTGGAATGGTACAGAGAGTCCAAAATGAGGTGAAAATACATTGCCAATTGAAACATCCTTCTATCTTAGAG CTATATAACTATTTTGAAGATAACAATTATGTGTACCTAGTATTAGAAATGTGCCATAATGGAGAAATGAAcaggtatttaaaaaatagaagaaaaccatTCTCAGAAAATGAAG CTCGACACTTCATGCACCAAATCATCACAGGCATGTTATATCTCCATTCGCATGGTATATTGCACCGGGACCTCACACTTTCTAATCTCTTACTTACACGTAATATGAACATCAAGATTGCTGATTTTGGGCTGGCAACTCAGTTGAAAATGCCACATGAAAAGCACTATACGTTATGTGGAACTCCTAATTACATTTCTCCAGAAATTGCAACTCGAAGTGCACATGGACTTGAATCTGATATTTGGTCCTTGGGCTGTATGTTTTATACGTTACTTATCGGGAGACCGCCTTTTGACACTGACACGGTCAAGAACACATTAAATAAAGTAGTATTGGCAGATTATGAAATGCCAACTTTTTTGTCAAGAGAAGCCAAGGACCTTATTCACCAGTTACTTCGTAGAAATCCAGCAGATCGTTTAAGTCTGTCTTCAGTATTAGATCATCCTTTTATGTCCcgaaattcttcaaaaaaaagtAAGGATTTAGGAACTGTAGAAGACTCGATTGATAGTGGACATGCCACAATTTCTACAGCAATTACAGCTTCTTCCAGTACCAGTATAAGTGGTAGTTTATTTGATAGAAGACGACTTCTGATTGAACAGCCACTCCCAAATAAAATGACTGtatttccaaagaataaaaatccaagtgatttttcttcttcaggaGATGGAAGCAGCTTTTGTACTCCATGGGGCAATCAAGAACAAGAAACCACTAATAGTGGAAGGGGAAGAGTGATCCAAGAGGCAGAGGAAAGACCGCATTCTCGATACCTTCGTAGAGCCCATTCCTCTGATAGATCTGAGACTTCTCATAGTCAGTCTAGAGTGAAAACATACACAATGGAACGATGTTACTCAGCAGAGATGCTTTCAAAACCTAAACGATCAGGAGCGGAGGAAAATGGAAGATACTCACCCACAAACAATGATGCtaatatttttcacttctttaagGAAAAGACATCCAATAGTTGTGGATCTTTTGAAGGACCTGATAACAATCAAGCACT ctcCAATCATCTTTGTCCAGGAAAAACTCCCTTTCCATTTCCTGACCAGACACCTCAGACTGAAATGGTGCAACAATGGTTTGGGAATCTGCAAATAAATG ATCCTTCTGAACAAAGCAAGACTAGGGGTGTGGAGCCACCATCGGTCTATCAGAAGCGTACATTACGGAGCATTACATCTCCTTTGACTGCTTATAGGTTAAAACCAATCCGACAGAAAACCAAAAAGGCCGTG gtgagCATACTTGATTCAGAGGAGGTATGTGTGGAGCTTCTGAAGGATTATGCATCTCAAGACTATGTGAAAGAAGTTCTTCAGATATCTAGTGATGGGAGTATG ATCACTATTTATTATCCAAATGATGGAAGAGGTTTTCCTCTTGCTGATAGACCACCCTCACCTACTGATAATATCAGTAGGTACAGTTTTGATAATTTACCAG AAAAGTACTGGCGAAAATATCAATATGCTTCCAGATTTGTACAGCTTGTAAGATCTAAATCTCccaaaattacttattttacaaGATATGCTAAATGTGTTTTGATGGAGAATTCCCCTGGTGCTGATTTTGAGGTTTGGTTTTATGATG gagCAAAGATACACAAAACAGAAGATTTAATTCAGGTGATCGAAAAGACTGGCAGATCTTACACCttaaaaggtgaaagtgaagttaatAGCTTGAAAGAGGAGGTAAAAATGTATATGAACCATGCTAATGAG GGCCACCGTATTTGTTTAGCACTGGAATCCATAatttcagaagaggaaaagaaaagtggaAGTTCTCCCTTTTTCCCCATAATCGTAGGAAG AAGACCTAGTAGTACTAGTTCACCTAAGGCCTTAACACCTCCTCCTGTGGATCCAAACTACCCAATGAGAGAGACACCATCTCTGAACAGAATggtcataaacagtgctgcttcTCCAAAACAGGCACCAGTACTTAATCCTCCT GTGGTTACAAATGAAGGACTTGGCCTTACGGGTGCAGCTTCTGAAACAAACAGCTCTCCTAGAAGTCTTAAAGATTGTCTCCCTAAATCAGCACAACTTTTGAAGTCTGTTTTTGTGAAAAATGTTGGTTGGGCTACACAG ttaaCTAGTGGAGCTGTGTGGGTTCAGTTTAATGATGGGTCCCAGTTGGTCGTGCAGGCAGGAGTGTCTTCTATTAGTtatacatcaccagatggtcaaacaACTAG gtatggagaaaatgaaaaattaccaGAATACATCAAACAGAAATTACAGTGTCTTTCTTCCATCCTTTTGATGTTTTCTAATCCAACTCCTAGTTTTCATTGA
- the PLK4 gene encoding serine/threonine-protein kinase PLK4 isoform X2 yields MATCIGEKIEDFRVGNLLGKGSFAGVYRAESIHTGLEVAIKMIDKKAMYKAGMVQRVQNEVKIHCQLKHPSILELYNYFEDNNYVYLVLEMCHNGEMNRYLKNRRKPFSENEARHFMHQIITGMLYLHSHGILHRDLTLSNLLLTRNMNIKIADFGLATQLKMPHEKHYTLCGTPNYISPEIATRSAHGLESDIWSLGCMFYTLLIGRPPFDTDTVKNTLNKVVLADYEMPTFLSREAKDLIHQLLRRNPADRLSLSSVLDHPFMSRNSSKKSKDLGTVEDSIDSGHATISTAITASSSTSISGSLFDRRRLLIEQPLPNKMTVFPKNKNPSDFSSSGDGSSFCTPWGNQEQETTNSGRGRVIQEAEERPHSRYLRRAHSSDRSETSHSQSRVKTYTMERCYSAEMLSKPKRSGAEENGRYSPTNNDANIFHFFKEKTSNSCGSFEGPDNNQALSNHLCPGKTPFPFPDQTPQTEMVQQWFGNLQINDPSEQSKTRGVEPPSVYQKRTLRSITSPLTAYRLKPIRQKTKKAVVSILDSEEVCVELLKDYASQDYVKEVLQISSDGSMITIYYPNDGRGFPLADRPPSPTDNISRYSFDNLPEKYWRKYQYASRFVQLVRSKSPKITYFTRYAKCVLMENSPGADFEVWFYDGAKIHKTEDLIQVIEKTGRSYTLKGESEVNSLKEEVKMYMNHANEGHRICLALESIISEEEKKSGSSPFFPIIVGRPSSTSSPKALTPPPVDPNYPMRETPSLNRMVINSAASPKQAPVLNPPVVTNEGLGLTGAASETNSSPRSLKDCLPKSAQLLKSVFVKNVGWATQLTSGAVWVQFNDGSQLVVQAGVSSISYTSPDGQTTRYGENEKLPEYIKQKLQCLSSILLMFSNPTPSFH; encoded by the exons ATGGCGACCTGCATCGGAGAAAAGATCGAG gaTTTTAGAGTTGGAAATCTGCTTGGTAAAGGATCATTTGCTGGTGTTTATAGAGCTGAGTCCATTCACACTGGTTTGGAAGTTGCAATCAAAATG atagataagaaagccatgTACAAAGCTGGAATGGTACAGAGAGTCCAAAATGAGGTGAAAATACATTGCCAATTGAAACATCCTTCTATCTTAGAG CTATATAACTATTTTGAAGATAACAATTATGTGTACCTAGTATTAGAAATGTGCCATAATGGAGAAATGAAcaggtatttaaaaaatagaagaaaaccatTCTCAGAAAATGAAG CTCGACACTTCATGCACCAAATCATCACAGGCATGTTATATCTCCATTCGCATGGTATATTGCACCGGGACCTCACACTTTCTAATCTCTTACTTACACGTAATATGAACATCAAGATTGCTGATTTTGGGCTGGCAACTCAGTTGAAAATGCCACATGAAAAGCACTATACGTTATGTGGAACTCCTAATTACATTTCTCCAGAAATTGCAACTCGAAGTGCACATGGACTTGAATCTGATATTTGGTCCTTGGGCTGTATGTTTTATACGTTACTTATCGGGAGACCGCCTTTTGACACTGACACGGTCAAGAACACATTAAATAAAGTAGTATTGGCAGATTATGAAATGCCAACTTTTTTGTCAAGAGAAGCCAAGGACCTTATTCACCAGTTACTTCGTAGAAATCCAGCAGATCGTTTAAGTCTGTCTTCAGTATTAGATCATCCTTTTATGTCCcgaaattcttcaaaaaaaagtAAGGATTTAGGAACTGTAGAAGACTCGATTGATAGTGGACATGCCACAATTTCTACAGCAATTACAGCTTCTTCCAGTACCAGTATAAGTGGTAGTTTATTTGATAGAAGACGACTTCTGATTGAACAGCCACTCCCAAATAAAATGACTGtatttccaaagaataaaaatccaagtgatttttcttcttcaggaGATGGAAGCAGCTTTTGTACTCCATGGGGCAATCAAGAACAAGAAACCACTAATAGTGGAAGGGGAAGAGTGATCCAAGAGGCAGAGGAAAGACCGCATTCTCGATACCTTCGTAGAGCCCATTCCTCTGATAGATCTGAGACTTCTCATAGTCAGTCTAGAGTGAAAACATACACAATGGAACGATGTTACTCAGCAGAGATGCTTTCAAAACCTAAACGATCAGGAGCGGAGGAAAATGGAAGATACTCACCCACAAACAATGATGCtaatatttttcacttctttaagGAAAAGACATCCAATAGTTGTGGATCTTTTGAAGGACCTGATAACAATCAAGCACT ctcCAATCATCTTTGTCCAGGAAAAACTCCCTTTCCATTTCCTGACCAGACACCTCAGACTGAAATGGTGCAACAATGGTTTGGGAATCTGCAAATAAATG ATCCTTCTGAACAAAGCAAGACTAGGGGTGTGGAGCCACCATCGGTCTATCAGAAGCGTACATTACGGAGCATTACATCTCCTTTGACTGCTTATAGGTTAAAACCAATCCGACAGAAAACCAAAAAGGCCGTG gtgagCATACTTGATTCAGAGGAGGTATGTGTGGAGCTTCTGAAGGATTATGCATCTCAAGACTATGTGAAAGAAGTTCTTCAGATATCTAGTGATGGGAGTATG ATCACTATTTATTATCCAAATGATGGAAGAGGTTTTCCTCTTGCTGATAGACCACCCTCACCTACTGATAATATCAGTAGGTACAGTTTTGATAATTTACCAG AAAAGTACTGGCGAAAATATCAATATGCTTCCAGATTTGTACAGCTTGTAAGATCTAAATCTCccaaaattacttattttacaaGATATGCTAAATGTGTTTTGATGGAGAATTCCCCTGGTGCTGATTTTGAGGTTTGGTTTTATGATG gagCAAAGATACACAAAACAGAAGATTTAATTCAGGTGATCGAAAAGACTGGCAGATCTTACACCttaaaaggtgaaagtgaagttaatAGCTTGAAAGAGGAGGTAAAAATGTATATGAACCATGCTAATGAG GGCCACCGTATTTGTTTAGCACTGGAATCCATAatttcagaagaggaaaagaaaagtggaAGTTCTCCCTTTTTCCCCATAATCGTAGGAAG ACCTAGTAGTACTAGTTCACCTAAGGCCTTAACACCTCCTCCTGTGGATCCAAACTACCCAATGAGAGAGACACCATCTCTGAACAGAATggtcataaacagtgctgcttcTCCAAAACAGGCACCAGTACTTAATCCTCCT GTGGTTACAAATGAAGGACTTGGCCTTACGGGTGCAGCTTCTGAAACAAACAGCTCTCCTAGAAGTCTTAAAGATTGTCTCCCTAAATCAGCACAACTTTTGAAGTCTGTTTTTGTGAAAAATGTTGGTTGGGCTACACAG ttaaCTAGTGGAGCTGTGTGGGTTCAGTTTAATGATGGGTCCCAGTTGGTCGTGCAGGCAGGAGTGTCTTCTATTAGTtatacatcaccagatggtcaaacaACTAG gtatggagaaaatgaaaaattaccaGAATACATCAAACAGAAATTACAGTGTCTTTCTTCCATCCTTTTGATGTTTTCTAATCCAACTCCTAGTTTTCATTGA
- the PLK4 gene encoding serine/threonine-protein kinase PLK4 isoform X4, which translates to MATCIGEKIEDFRVGNLLGKGSFAGVYRAESIHTGLEVAIKMIDKKAMYKAGMVQRVQNEVKIHCQLKHPSILELYNYFEDNNYVYLVLEMCHNGEMNRYLKNRRKPFSENEARHFMHQIITGMLYLHSHGILHRDLTLSNLLLTRNMNIKIADFGLATQLKMPHEKHYTLCGTPNYISPEIATRSAHGLESDIWSLGCMFYTLLIGRPPFDTDTVKNTLNKVVLADYEMPTFLSREAKDLIHQLLRRNPADRLSLSSVLDHPFMSRNSSKKSKDLGTVEDSIDSGHATISTAITASSSTSISGSLFDRRRLLIEQPLPNKMTVFPKNKNPSDFSSSGDGSSFCTPWGNQEQETTNSGRGRVIQEAEERPHSRYLRRAHSSDRSETSHSQSRVKTYTMERCYSAEMLSKPKRSGAEENGRYSPTNNDANIFHFFKEKTSNSCGSFEGPDNNQALSNHLCPGKTPFPFPDQTPQTEMVQQWFGNLQINDPSEQSKTRGVEPPSVYQKRTLRSITSPLTAYRLKPIRQKTKKAVVSILDSEEVCVELLKDYASQDYVKEVLQISSDGSMITIYYPNDGRGFPLADRPPSPTDNISRYSFDNLPEKYWRKYQYASRFVQLVRSKSPKITYFTRYAKCVLMENSPGADFEVWFYDGAKIHKTEDLIQVIEKTGRSYTLKGESEVNSLKEEVKMYMNHANEGHRICLALESIISEEEKKSGSSPFFPIIVGRRPSSTSSPKALTPPPVDPNYPMRETPSLNRMVINSAASPKQAPVLNPPVVTNEGLGLTGAASETNSSPRSLKDCLPKSAQLLKSVFVKNVGWATQVWRK; encoded by the exons ATGGCGACCTGCATCGGAGAAAAGATCGAG gaTTTTAGAGTTGGAAATCTGCTTGGTAAAGGATCATTTGCTGGTGTTTATAGAGCTGAGTCCATTCACACTGGTTTGGAAGTTGCAATCAAAATG atagataagaaagccatgTACAAAGCTGGAATGGTACAGAGAGTCCAAAATGAGGTGAAAATACATTGCCAATTGAAACATCCTTCTATCTTAGAG CTATATAACTATTTTGAAGATAACAATTATGTGTACCTAGTATTAGAAATGTGCCATAATGGAGAAATGAAcaggtatttaaaaaatagaagaaaaccatTCTCAGAAAATGAAG CTCGACACTTCATGCACCAAATCATCACAGGCATGTTATATCTCCATTCGCATGGTATATTGCACCGGGACCTCACACTTTCTAATCTCTTACTTACACGTAATATGAACATCAAGATTGCTGATTTTGGGCTGGCAACTCAGTTGAAAATGCCACATGAAAAGCACTATACGTTATGTGGAACTCCTAATTACATTTCTCCAGAAATTGCAACTCGAAGTGCACATGGACTTGAATCTGATATTTGGTCCTTGGGCTGTATGTTTTATACGTTACTTATCGGGAGACCGCCTTTTGACACTGACACGGTCAAGAACACATTAAATAAAGTAGTATTGGCAGATTATGAAATGCCAACTTTTTTGTCAAGAGAAGCCAAGGACCTTATTCACCAGTTACTTCGTAGAAATCCAGCAGATCGTTTAAGTCTGTCTTCAGTATTAGATCATCCTTTTATGTCCcgaaattcttcaaaaaaaagtAAGGATTTAGGAACTGTAGAAGACTCGATTGATAGTGGACATGCCACAATTTCTACAGCAATTACAGCTTCTTCCAGTACCAGTATAAGTGGTAGTTTATTTGATAGAAGACGACTTCTGATTGAACAGCCACTCCCAAATAAAATGACTGtatttccaaagaataaaaatccaagtgatttttcttcttcaggaGATGGAAGCAGCTTTTGTACTCCATGGGGCAATCAAGAACAAGAAACCACTAATAGTGGAAGGGGAAGAGTGATCCAAGAGGCAGAGGAAAGACCGCATTCTCGATACCTTCGTAGAGCCCATTCCTCTGATAGATCTGAGACTTCTCATAGTCAGTCTAGAGTGAAAACATACACAATGGAACGATGTTACTCAGCAGAGATGCTTTCAAAACCTAAACGATCAGGAGCGGAGGAAAATGGAAGATACTCACCCACAAACAATGATGCtaatatttttcacttctttaagGAAAAGACATCCAATAGTTGTGGATCTTTTGAAGGACCTGATAACAATCAAGCACT ctcCAATCATCTTTGTCCAGGAAAAACTCCCTTTCCATTTCCTGACCAGACACCTCAGACTGAAATGGTGCAACAATGGTTTGGGAATCTGCAAATAAATG ATCCTTCTGAACAAAGCAAGACTAGGGGTGTGGAGCCACCATCGGTCTATCAGAAGCGTACATTACGGAGCATTACATCTCCTTTGACTGCTTATAGGTTAAAACCAATCCGACAGAAAACCAAAAAGGCCGTG gtgagCATACTTGATTCAGAGGAGGTATGTGTGGAGCTTCTGAAGGATTATGCATCTCAAGACTATGTGAAAGAAGTTCTTCAGATATCTAGTGATGGGAGTATG ATCACTATTTATTATCCAAATGATGGAAGAGGTTTTCCTCTTGCTGATAGACCACCCTCACCTACTGATAATATCAGTAGGTACAGTTTTGATAATTTACCAG AAAAGTACTGGCGAAAATATCAATATGCTTCCAGATTTGTACAGCTTGTAAGATCTAAATCTCccaaaattacttattttacaaGATATGCTAAATGTGTTTTGATGGAGAATTCCCCTGGTGCTGATTTTGAGGTTTGGTTTTATGATG gagCAAAGATACACAAAACAGAAGATTTAATTCAGGTGATCGAAAAGACTGGCAGATCTTACACCttaaaaggtgaaagtgaagttaatAGCTTGAAAGAGGAGGTAAAAATGTATATGAACCATGCTAATGAG GGCCACCGTATTTGTTTAGCACTGGAATCCATAatttcagaagaggaaaagaaaagtggaAGTTCTCCCTTTTTCCCCATAATCGTAGGAAG AAGACCTAGTAGTACTAGTTCACCTAAGGCCTTAACACCTCCTCCTGTGGATCCAAACTACCCAATGAGAGAGACACCATCTCTGAACAGAATggtcataaacagtgctgcttcTCCAAAACAGGCACCAGTACTTAATCCTCCT GTGGTTACAAATGAAGGACTTGGCCTTACGGGTGCAGCTTCTGAAACAAACAGCTCTCCTAGAAGTCTTAAAGATTGTCTCCCTAAATCAGCACAACTTTTGAAGTCTGTTTTTGTGAAAAATGTTGGTTGGGCTACACAG gtatggagaaaatga
- the PLK4 gene encoding serine/threonine-protein kinase PLK4 isoform X3, producing the protein MYKAGMVQRVQNEVKIHCQLKHPSILELYNYFEDNNYVYLVLEMCHNGEMNRYLKNRRKPFSENEARHFMHQIITGMLYLHSHGILHRDLTLSNLLLTRNMNIKIADFGLATQLKMPHEKHYTLCGTPNYISPEIATRSAHGLESDIWSLGCMFYTLLIGRPPFDTDTVKNTLNKVVLADYEMPTFLSREAKDLIHQLLRRNPADRLSLSSVLDHPFMSRNSSKKSKDLGTVEDSIDSGHATISTAITASSSTSISGSLFDRRRLLIEQPLPNKMTVFPKNKNPSDFSSSGDGSSFCTPWGNQEQETTNSGRGRVIQEAEERPHSRYLRRAHSSDRSETSHSQSRVKTYTMERCYSAEMLSKPKRSGAEENGRYSPTNNDANIFHFFKEKTSNSCGSFEGPDNNQALSNHLCPGKTPFPFPDQTPQTEMVQQWFGNLQINDPSEQSKTRGVEPPSVYQKRTLRSITSPLTAYRLKPIRQKTKKAVVSILDSEEVCVELLKDYASQDYVKEVLQISSDGSMITIYYPNDGRGFPLADRPPSPTDNISRYSFDNLPEKYWRKYQYASRFVQLVRSKSPKITYFTRYAKCVLMENSPGADFEVWFYDGAKIHKTEDLIQVIEKTGRSYTLKGESEVNSLKEEVKMYMNHANEGHRICLALESIISEEEKKSGSSPFFPIIVGRRPSSTSSPKALTPPPVDPNYPMRETPSLNRMVINSAASPKQAPVLNPPVVTNEGLGLTGAASETNSSPRSLKDCLPKSAQLLKSVFVKNVGWATQLTSGAVWVQFNDGSQLVVQAGVSSISYTSPDGQTTRYGENEKLPEYIKQKLQCLSSILLMFSNPTPSFH; encoded by the exons atgTACAAAGCTGGAATGGTACAGAGAGTCCAAAATGAGGTGAAAATACATTGCCAATTGAAACATCCTTCTATCTTAGAG CTATATAACTATTTTGAAGATAACAATTATGTGTACCTAGTATTAGAAATGTGCCATAATGGAGAAATGAAcaggtatttaaaaaatagaagaaaaccatTCTCAGAAAATGAAG CTCGACACTTCATGCACCAAATCATCACAGGCATGTTATATCTCCATTCGCATGGTATATTGCACCGGGACCTCACACTTTCTAATCTCTTACTTACACGTAATATGAACATCAAGATTGCTGATTTTGGGCTGGCAACTCAGTTGAAAATGCCACATGAAAAGCACTATACGTTATGTGGAACTCCTAATTACATTTCTCCAGAAATTGCAACTCGAAGTGCACATGGACTTGAATCTGATATTTGGTCCTTGGGCTGTATGTTTTATACGTTACTTATCGGGAGACCGCCTTTTGACACTGACACGGTCAAGAACACATTAAATAAAGTAGTATTGGCAGATTATGAAATGCCAACTTTTTTGTCAAGAGAAGCCAAGGACCTTATTCACCAGTTACTTCGTAGAAATCCAGCAGATCGTTTAAGTCTGTCTTCAGTATTAGATCATCCTTTTATGTCCcgaaattcttcaaaaaaaagtAAGGATTTAGGAACTGTAGAAGACTCGATTGATAGTGGACATGCCACAATTTCTACAGCAATTACAGCTTCTTCCAGTACCAGTATAAGTGGTAGTTTATTTGATAGAAGACGACTTCTGATTGAACAGCCACTCCCAAATAAAATGACTGtatttccaaagaataaaaatccaagtgatttttcttcttcaggaGATGGAAGCAGCTTTTGTACTCCATGGGGCAATCAAGAACAAGAAACCACTAATAGTGGAAGGGGAAGAGTGATCCAAGAGGCAGAGGAAAGACCGCATTCTCGATACCTTCGTAGAGCCCATTCCTCTGATAGATCTGAGACTTCTCATAGTCAGTCTAGAGTGAAAACATACACAATGGAACGATGTTACTCAGCAGAGATGCTTTCAAAACCTAAACGATCAGGAGCGGAGGAAAATGGAAGATACTCACCCACAAACAATGATGCtaatatttttcacttctttaagGAAAAGACATCCAATAGTTGTGGATCTTTTGAAGGACCTGATAACAATCAAGCACT ctcCAATCATCTTTGTCCAGGAAAAACTCCCTTTCCATTTCCTGACCAGACACCTCAGACTGAAATGGTGCAACAATGGTTTGGGAATCTGCAAATAAATG ATCCTTCTGAACAAAGCAAGACTAGGGGTGTGGAGCCACCATCGGTCTATCAGAAGCGTACATTACGGAGCATTACATCTCCTTTGACTGCTTATAGGTTAAAACCAATCCGACAGAAAACCAAAAAGGCCGTG gtgagCATACTTGATTCAGAGGAGGTATGTGTGGAGCTTCTGAAGGATTATGCATCTCAAGACTATGTGAAAGAAGTTCTTCAGATATCTAGTGATGGGAGTATG ATCACTATTTATTATCCAAATGATGGAAGAGGTTTTCCTCTTGCTGATAGACCACCCTCACCTACTGATAATATCAGTAGGTACAGTTTTGATAATTTACCAG AAAAGTACTGGCGAAAATATCAATATGCTTCCAGATTTGTACAGCTTGTAAGATCTAAATCTCccaaaattacttattttacaaGATATGCTAAATGTGTTTTGATGGAGAATTCCCCTGGTGCTGATTTTGAGGTTTGGTTTTATGATG gagCAAAGATACACAAAACAGAAGATTTAATTCAGGTGATCGAAAAGACTGGCAGATCTTACACCttaaaaggtgaaagtgaagttaatAGCTTGAAAGAGGAGGTAAAAATGTATATGAACCATGCTAATGAG GGCCACCGTATTTGTTTAGCACTGGAATCCATAatttcagaagaggaaaagaaaagtggaAGTTCTCCCTTTTTCCCCATAATCGTAGGAAG AAGACCTAGTAGTACTAGTTCACCTAAGGCCTTAACACCTCCTCCTGTGGATCCAAACTACCCAATGAGAGAGACACCATCTCTGAACAGAATggtcataaacagtgctgcttcTCCAAAACAGGCACCAGTACTTAATCCTCCT GTGGTTACAAATGAAGGACTTGGCCTTACGGGTGCAGCTTCTGAAACAAACAGCTCTCCTAGAAGTCTTAAAGATTGTCTCCCTAAATCAGCACAACTTTTGAAGTCTGTTTTTGTGAAAAATGTTGGTTGGGCTACACAG ttaaCTAGTGGAGCTGTGTGGGTTCAGTTTAATGATGGGTCCCAGTTGGTCGTGCAGGCAGGAGTGTCTTCTATTAGTtatacatcaccagatggtcaaacaACTAG gtatggagaaaatgaaaaattaccaGAATACATCAAACAGAAATTACAGTGTCTTTCTTCCATCCTTTTGATGTTTTCTAATCCAACTCCTAGTTTTCATTGA